In a genomic window of Pleomorphomonas sp. T1.2MG-36:
- a CDS encoding TetR/AcrR family transcriptional regulator: MARRSWHKSADTRTEILDEAERQLQAVGYADMTIGSIAKALGMSPANVFKNFGNKAGLIDAVALRWVMEIDAAIDTTADIPSASRRLRAMAHLILKTHLARGETPARLAIMIGFGSTPPPSALAFFHRLLHRLERLIEEGISAGEFAPCDGPVTAAAVCDCLITILDPAAVLRGRSIFTVEEMTGKCDHLIDFVIRGLGHRA; this comes from the coding sequence ATGGCAAGACGGTCCTGGCACAAGAGCGCAGATACGCGCACGGAAATTCTCGATGAGGCTGAACGCCAACTGCAGGCGGTTGGCTATGCCGACATGACGATCGGTTCGATTGCCAAGGCGCTTGGCATGTCGCCCGCCAACGTCTTCAAGAACTTCGGCAACAAGGCCGGCCTGATCGACGCAGTGGCGCTTCGCTGGGTGATGGAAATCGATGCCGCCATCGACACCACCGCCGACATTCCGTCGGCGTCGCGCAGACTCCGGGCGATGGCGCATCTGATCCTCAAGACGCATTTGGCCCGTGGTGAGACCCCGGCACGTCTCGCCATCATGATTGGGTTTGGTTCCACTCCGCCGCCGAGTGCGCTCGCTTTCTTCCATCGCTTGCTGCACCGGCTGGAGAGGTTGATCGAGGAAGGCATTTCTGCCGGCGAGTTCGCGCCCTGTGATGGCCCCGTCACCGCCGCCGCCGTATGCGATTGTCTCATTACCATTCTCGACCCTGCCGCCGTGTTGCGCGGCCGCAGCATTTTCACGGTCGAGGAGATGACGGGAAAGTGTGATCACCTGATCGATTTCGTGATCCGAGGGCTCGGCCATCGCGCTTGA